A genomic region of Leptolyngbya sp. NIES-2104 contains the following coding sequences:
- a CDS encoding pirin family protein produces MLTLRKANDRGHANHGWLDSYHTFSFANYYDSAHMGFRTLRVINDDRVAGGGGFAPHSHRDMEIITYVLEGELEHKDSMGNQAVIRPGEVQRMTAGTGVTHSEYNASKTDAVHLLQIWILPERSSLTPGYEQKFYTPEEKRGQLRLIASQDGRDGSVTVHQDLNLYATVLGNGEKVTHEIGQDRHLWVQVARGSAIVNGEVLTVGDAAAINAEPTLALIGQEDAEVLIFDLA; encoded by the coding sequence ATGCTGACACTTCGTAAAGCAAACGATCGGGGACATGCAAATCACGGCTGGCTGGACTCTTACCACACCTTTTCTTTCGCGAACTATTACGATTCGGCACACATGGGCTTTCGTACACTGCGGGTCATCAATGACGATCGAGTTGCAGGCGGCGGTGGATTTGCGCCGCATTCCCATCGCGATATGGAGATCATTACCTACGTGCTAGAAGGCGAATTAGAACACAAAGACAGCATGGGAAATCAAGCCGTGATTCGTCCGGGTGAAGTGCAGCGCATGACCGCTGGCACAGGTGTCACTCACAGCGAATACAACGCTTCTAAAACCGATGCAGTTCATCTTCTGCAAATTTGGATCTTGCCAGAACGATCGAGCTTAACTCCTGGCTATGAGCAGAAGTTTTACACACCAGAAGAAAAGCGAGGACAACTCCGGTTAATTGCTTCGCAAGATGGGCGAGATGGCTCGGTGACAGTGCATCAGGATTTGAACTTGTACGCTACGGTGTTGGGCAATGGGGAGAAAGTCACTCACGAGATTGGGCAAGATCGTCATCTCTGGGTGCAAGTCGCACGGGGATCAGCGATCGTGAATGGCGAAGTTTTGACAGTTGGGGATGCGGCGGCGATCAACGCAGAGCCGACCTTAGCGCTGATTGGACAAGAAGATGCTGAAGTTCTTATCTTCGACCTGGCATAG
- a CDS encoding Uma2 family endonuclease: MVSHSSKPQTAVPPLENGDRLSRREFERRYAAAPHLKKAELIEGVVYVAAALRFRSHGQPHAQLIGWLFNYQIATIGTALADNTTVRLDLDNEPQPDIALFIEPEFGGRVQISSDDYLEGAPELIAEIAASSATYDLGDKKKAYRRNGVREYLVWQMFENKFDWFVLQDDEYVPLLPDETGIIRSQTFPGLWLAIDSLLNGEMLQVMATLQQGLNSPEHQTFVQRLTNQSRS; encoded by the coding sequence ATGGTCAGTCACTCTTCAAAACCTCAAACCGCTGTACCGCCGTTAGAAAATGGCGATCGTTTATCGCGTAGAGAATTCGAGCGTCGATATGCTGCTGCACCTCATCTCAAAAAAGCTGAACTGATCGAAGGAGTCGTTTACGTGGCAGCCGCACTACGTTTTAGAAGTCATGGTCAACCTCATGCCCAGTTGATCGGCTGGCTGTTCAACTATCAAATTGCAACGATCGGAACCGCTTTAGCAGACAATACTACTGTTCGATTAGATCTCGACAATGAACCTCAACCAGACATCGCGCTATTTATCGAACCTGAATTCGGCGGACGAGTGCAAATTTCAAGTGATGACTATCTTGAAGGCGCACCCGAACTGATTGCCGAAATCGCCGCGAGTAGTGCCACTTATGACTTAGGCGACAAGAAAAAAGCTTATCGTCGCAACGGAGTTCGGGAATATCTCGTGTGGCAAATGTTCGAGAATAAATTCGATTGGTTTGTGCTGCAAGACGATGAATACGTGCCGCTATTACCCGACGAAACGGGCATCATTCGCAGTCAGACCTTTCCAGGGTTGTGGCTTGCGATCGATTCCCTACTGAACGGTGAAATGCTTCAAGTCATGGCAACGTTACAGCAAGGATTGAATTCACCGGAACATCAAACATTTGTGCAGCGCCTAACCAACCAATCCCGATCGTAA
- a CDS encoding response regulator transcription factor, producing MTNDIRITLIEDHDLTRVGMKTALQQRSGFQVVGEAANGTDGLKLLTNLKPDVAIVDIGLPDIDGIELTRRFRQAQAQMEDQPNTKVLILTLQDQEDTVLAAFAAGADSYCMKDVSLDQLVDALRVTQEGNSWIDPAIARVVLRQTQSSIPQNGTPIPEAQQVSITATEPEYNQIIEAYPLTDRELEVLQLIVDGCSNAAIAEKLYITVGTVKTHVRNILNKLCADDRTQAAVRALRSGLVG from the coding sequence ATGACAAATGACATTCGGATTACGCTGATTGAAGACCACGACTTAACGAGAGTCGGCATGAAAACAGCATTGCAGCAAAGATCAGGGTTCCAAGTCGTCGGAGAAGCAGCGAATGGAACCGATGGATTAAAGCTGTTAACAAATTTGAAGCCGGATGTCGCGATCGTAGATATTGGTTTACCGGATATCGATGGCATTGAACTCACCCGGCGATTTCGTCAGGCGCAAGCTCAAATGGAAGATCAACCGAATACAAAAGTTTTAATCTTAACGCTACAAGATCAAGAAGATACAGTGCTTGCAGCTTTTGCAGCGGGCGCAGATTCTTACTGTATGAAAGATGTCAGTTTAGATCAGTTAGTCGATGCGCTGCGAGTGACTCAAGAAGGCAACTCGTGGATTGATCCCGCGATCGCTCGTGTAGTTCTGCGCCAAACTCAATCGAGCATTCCGCAAAATGGGACACCAATTCCTGAAGCTCAACAAGTTTCGATTACGGCAACTGAACCGGAGTACAACCAAATCATTGAAGCTTATCCGCTAACCGATCGCGAATTGGAAGTACTGCAATTGATCGTAGATGGTTGTAGTAATGCCGCGATCGCAGAAAAGCTCTACATCACGGTAGGAACAGTGAAGACGCACGTTCGGAACATTCTAAACAAGCTGTGCGCCGACGATCGAACTCAGGCAGCCGTGAGAGCATTACGATCGGGATTGGTTGGTTAG